From Vicingus serpentipes, the proteins below share one genomic window:
- a CDS encoding S9 family peptidase, with protein MKRIVFSITLLVGVVLSLSAQELKDVSIENIWKDYSFYSRTVNGLRSMNDGLNYTSLVRTKEGNNLVKYSYADANKIDVVIDNSKLTFDEKVIKIDDYEFSADESKILIASNTESIYRHSSKSDYYIYENNSQKLEKLTQGEKQMYATFSPKANKVAYVKANNIYFKDLTSNTEIQITKDGKKGSVINGASDWVYEEELVLVKAFEWSPDGSKIAFYKFDESEVKEWSMKYYDNLYPTEERFKYPKAGEANSKVEIYIYDITTQKLEKANIEGEYEYVIRINWTNDSKGIAIQTMNRHQSNLKMHLVDVSSNTDKIIFEELHDKYVEVPTTIFLTSKNQFIITSEKDGYNHMYLYDISGKLLNQITKGNWEVTDIYGVEEKSGTVYYQSTELSAISRTVYSIKLNCSSKKKLSTKSGFNEAEFSASYKYFINTNSTAKSPHYVSVNDNKGKELRMLLDNKTTVEKLKTFNLSKKEFSTININGQELNTWSIKPKDFDETKKYPLFMFVYGGDGNQTVKDEWDSFNNFWFEHLASKGYMVVSVDNRGTEGNGAEFRKTIYKQLGKYETEDQIEVAKYYAGLPYIDGSRIGIFGWSFGGYLSTSCLLKGADVFKTAIAVAPVTNWRYYDNIYTERYMQTPQENEKGYDENSPINHVEKLKGNYLLIHGMADDNVHYQNTAEMVNALIKANKQFTQFSYPNKNHGIYGGNTRLHLYNLMTDYLLNNL; from the coding sequence ATGAAGAGAATAGTTTTTAGTATTACTTTATTAGTAGGTGTTGTTTTATCCTTATCAGCTCAAGAGTTAAAAGATGTAAGCATAGAAAACATTTGGAAAGATTATAGTTTTTATTCGAGAACTGTAAATGGACTTAGATCAATGAATGATGGCTTAAACTATACATCTTTGGTTAGAACAAAAGAGGGTAATAATTTAGTTAAATATTCATATGCTGATGCTAATAAAATTGATGTTGTAATTGATAATTCTAAATTAACATTTGATGAAAAAGTGATTAAAATTGATGATTATGAGTTTAGTGCTGATGAGTCAAAAATATTAATCGCCTCAAATACCGAAAGTATATACCGTCACTCTTCAAAATCAGATTATTACATTTATGAAAATAATTCACAAAAATTAGAAAAATTAACACAGGGTGAAAAACAGATGTATGCTACTTTTTCTCCAAAAGCGAATAAGGTGGCTTATGTAAAAGCAAATAATATCTATTTTAAAGATTTAACATCAAATACAGAAATTCAAATAACAAAAGATGGTAAAAAAGGGTCTGTAATTAATGGAGCCTCTGATTGGGTTTATGAAGAAGAGTTGGTTTTAGTGAAGGCTTTTGAGTGGTCGCCTGATGGTAGTAAAATTGCATTTTATAAGTTTGATGAAAGTGAAGTAAAGGAGTGGAGTATGAAATATTACGATAATCTTTACCCAACTGAAGAACGATTTAAATATCCAAAAGCTGGGGAGGCTAATTCTAAAGTAGAAATTTATATTTACGATATAACAACCCAAAAATTAGAAAAAGCAAACATTGAAGGAGAGTATGAATATGTAATTAGAATTAATTGGACTAACGATTCTAAAGGGATAGCTATTCAAACGATGAACAGACATCAAAGTAATTTGAAAATGCACTTGGTAGATGTTTCTTCAAATACAGATAAAATTATATTCGAAGAGTTGCATGATAAATATGTTGAAGTTCCTACAACCATCTTTTTAACTTCAAAGAATCAATTTATCATTACAAGTGAAAAGGATGGTTATAATCATATGTACTTATATGATATTTCAGGAAAACTACTTAATCAAATAACCAAAGGAAATTGGGAAGTAACTGATATTTATGGGGTAGAAGAAAAATCAGGCACAGTTTATTATCAATCTACTGAGCTAAGTGCAATTTCTAGAACTGTTTACAGTATTAAGTTAAATTGTAGTTCTAAAAAGAAGTTAAGTACTAAATCTGGTTTTAACGAAGCTGAGTTTAGTGCTTCTTATAAATATTTTATAAATACAAATTCTACAGCTAAATCACCTCATTATGTTTCTGTTAATGATAACAAAGGAAAAGAATTAAGAATGTTACTGGATAATAAAACTACAGTTGAGAAACTTAAAACGTTTAATCTTTCAAAAAAAGAATTTTCTACAATTAATATAAATGGACAAGAATTAAATACTTGGTCGATTAAACCTAAAGATTTTGATGAAACTAAAAAATATCCATTGTTTATGTTTGTTTACGGTGGTGATGGAAATCAAACTGTAAAAGATGAATGGGATAGCTTTAATAATTTTTGGTTTGAACATCTGGCTTCGAAAGGATATATGGTAGTCTCAGTTGATAATAGAGGGACAGAAGGTAATGGTGCTGAATTTAGAAAAACAATTTATAAGCAATTGGGGAAATATGAAACTGAAGATCAGATTGAAGTTGCCAAATATTATGCTGGTTTGCCATACATTGATGGGAGTAGAATAGGAATTTTTGGATGGAGTTTTGGTGGTTATTTATCAACTTCATGTTTGTTAAAAGGTGCTGATGTTTTTAAAACGGCTATTGCAGTTGCCCCTGTTACAAACTGGAGATATTACGATAATATTTATACAGAGCGTTACATGCAAACTCCTCAAGAAAATGAGAAAGGATATGATGAAAACTCACCAATTAACCATGTAGAAAAATTAAAAGGAAATTATTTATTAATTCATGGAATGGCTGATGATAATGTACATTATCAAAATACAGCTGAAATGGTAAATGCTTTAATAAAAGCTAACAAACAGTTTACACAATTTAGTTATCCAAATAAAAACCATGGTATTTACGGAGGAAATACGA